The Trichosurus vulpecula isolate mTriVul1 chromosome 4, mTriVul1.pri, whole genome shotgun sequence genome contains a region encoding:
- the ZNF639 gene encoding zinc finger protein 639 has product MNEHPKKRKRKTLHPSRYSDSAGITKIADGFNGIFSDHCYSVCSMRQPDLKYFENKDEDSDTETSNDLPKFTEGIKARSRNQNHLVPSPVLRILDHAAFSAEKSADIEICEECDSPESVRQQPREESPIEVRTAEDVPIAAEVHAVSEDYDVETENLSSESLQDQVDEEPPAKLCKILDKSQALNVTAQQKWPLLRANSSGLYKCELCDFNSKYFSDLKQHVVLKHKRTAANICRVCKESFSTNLLLVEHAKLHEEDPYLCKYCDYRTVLLESLSQHIADAHFSDHLYWCEQCDLQFSSSSELYLHFQEHSCDEQYLCQFCEHETNDPEDLHSHVVNEHACRLMELSDKESGAGEHGHYSLLGRITFDKCKNFFVCQVCGFRSRLHTNVNRHVAIEHTKIFPHVCDDCGKGFSSMLEYCKHLNSHLSEGIYLCQYCEYSTGQIEDLKTHLDFRHAADLPHKCNDCLMRFGNERELLSHLTIHETA; this is encoded by the exons ATGAATGAAcatcctaaaaaaagaaaaaggaagactcTACACCCTTCTCGTTATTCAG ATTCTGCTGGAATAACCAAAATTGCAGATGGATTCAATGGAATATTCTCTGATCATTGTTACAGTGTCTGTTCTATGAGACAGccagatttaaaatattttgagaacaAAG atgaagatTCTGATACAGAgacatcaaatgacttgcctaaattcACCGAGGGGATTAAAGCAAGAAGCAGAAATCAGAATCACCTGGTTCCCAGTCCTGTGCTCAGGATCCTAGATCATGCTGCCTTTTCTGCAG agAAATCTGCAGATATTGAAATCTGTGAGGAATGTGACTCTCCTGAGTCGGTTCGCCAGCAGCCTCGTGAGGAGAGCCCTATCGAAGTGCGCACAGCTGAAGACGTGCCCATCGCTGCTGAGGTGCACGCTGTCTCTGAGGATTATGATGTAGAGACCGAAAACCTGTCCTCAGAGAGCCTTCAGGACCAAGTCGATGAGGAGCCCCCTGCTAAGCTGTGTAAAATTCTGGACAAGAGCCAAGCTTTGAATGTCACTGCTCAGCAGAAGTGGCCTTTACTGAGAGCAAATAGCAGTGGCCTCTACAAGTGTGAGCTGTGTGATTTTAACAGCAAGTACTTCTCTGACTTAAAGCAGCACGTGGTCCTCAAGCACAAGCGCACCGCTGCCAACATCTGCAGAGTCTGCAAAGAGTCCTTCTCAACCAACCTGCTCCTTGTCGAGCACGCCAAACTGCATGAGGAGGATCCCTACCTGTGTAAGTACTGCGATTACCGAACGGTGCTCCTGGAGAGCCTGAGCCAGCACATCGCTGACGCCCACTTCAGCGACCACCTGTACTGGTGCGAGCAGTGTGATCTGCAGTTCTCCTCCAGCAGTGAGCTCTACCTGCACTTCCAGGAGCACAGCTGTGACGAGCAGTACCTGTGCCAGTTCTGTGAGCACGAGACCAATGACCCTGAGGACCTGCACAGCCATGTGGTCAATGAGCATGCCTGCAGGCTCATGGAGCTGAGCGACAAAGAGAGTGGTGCTGGTGAGCACGGCCACTACAGCCTGCTGGGCAGGATCACCTTCGACAAGTGCAAGAACTTCTTTGTCTGTCAGGTGTGTGGGTTTCGAAGTCGACTGCATACAAATGTTAACAGGCACGTGGCCATCGAGCACACAAAAATTTTCCCCCATGTTTGTGATGACTGTGGGAAGGGCTTCTCCAGCATGTTAGAATACTGCAAACATTTAAATTCACATTTGTCTGAGGGAATTTATTTATGTCAATATTGTGAATATTCGACGGGACAGATTGAAGATCTCAAAACTCATCTAGATTTCAGGCATGCAGCTGACTTACCTCATAAATGTAATGACTGCTTAATGAGGTTTGGGAATGAGAGGGAACTTTTAAGTCACCTTACAATCCATGAGACAGCTTGA